From Chelatococcus sp. YT9, a single genomic window includes:
- a CDS encoding DUF2188 domain-containing protein — MPPLTLRLFVVILPPGMREGGEMARAQYFVVLHQGEWKVSFEGKHYGPYRTQREAIRSAVDAAHVSGKNGHDAQVLVQGQNNRFRTEWTYGNDLYPPPG; from the coding sequence ATGCCCCCCCTGACGTTGCGGCTGTTTGTGGTAATATTGCCGCCGGGAATGAGAGAGGGGGGGGAAATGGCTCGAGCTCAGTACTTCGTCGTTCTCCATCAGGGTGAATGGAAAGTCAGCTTCGAGGGCAAGCATTACGGCCCTTATAGGACACAGAGGGAAGCTATCCGCAGTGCGGTCGATGCGGCTCACGTGTCTGGAAAGAATGGCCACGACGCACAGGTCCTAGTCCAAGGGCAGAACAATCGCTTCCGGACTGAGTGGACTTACGGGAATGATCTCTATCCGCCGCCGGGTTAG
- a CDS encoding HNH endonuclease gives MPSRPQVFRPSTYKGKQQRDREHDAKRRDEKPWRAWYKTAAWQAARNAQLNSQPLCERCLPRDEIVPATVVNHRRAHQGDWSLFIDPSNHESVCKPCHDGEIQREERRCLRSSATT, from the coding sequence ATGCCGTCTCGCCCGCAAGTCTTTCGGCCATCAACCTACAAGGGCAAACAGCAGCGCGACCGCGAGCACGATGCCAAGCGCAGAGACGAGAAGCCATGGCGCGCTTGGTACAAGACGGCGGCATGGCAGGCCGCCCGCAATGCCCAGCTCAACAGCCAGCCGTTGTGCGAGCGCTGCCTGCCGAGGGATGAGATCGTGCCCGCCACCGTCGTGAACCATCGCCGCGCGCATCAGGGTGACTGGTCGCTGTTCATCGACCCGAGCAACCATGAGAGCGTCTGCAAGCCCTGCCACGACGGTGAAATTCAGCGCGAGGAGCGGCGATGTCTCCGATCGTCCGCCACCACCTAA
- a CDS encoding MT-A70 family methyltransferase, translated as MSPINLPLFAFDLVMADPPWPWEAYSSKGLEKSPEAQYATMSFSEIEALRLGDLLAPGGVMFLWCTWPLIGRQEALMRAWGIEPKTGGVWAKRTASGKLRWGTGYVLRSVCEPFLIGTLPRSGARGASLANLFETIENAVVDGLAREHSRKPDEAYALLEALTPGARRADIFARQRRPGWDGWGNELDKFESAV; from the coding sequence GTGAGCCCGATCAATCTGCCGCTCTTTGCCTTCGACCTCGTGATGGCTGACCCGCCTTGGCCTTGGGAAGCCTATTCGAGCAAGGGCCTGGAGAAGTCACCCGAAGCGCAATACGCGACTATGAGCTTCTCCGAAATTGAGGCTTTACGGCTCGGCGATCTGCTCGCGCCGGGCGGCGTCATGTTCCTGTGGTGCACTTGGCCGCTCATCGGCCGGCAGGAAGCCCTGATGCGTGCCTGGGGCATCGAGCCGAAAACGGGCGGCGTCTGGGCCAAGCGCACGGCGAGCGGCAAGCTGCGGTGGGGCACGGGCTATGTGCTGCGCAGCGTCTGCGAGCCTTTCCTGATTGGGACCTTGCCCAGATCCGGCGCGCGCGGCGCGTCGCTCGCAAACCTATTCGAGACGATCGAAAATGCCGTTGTTGACGGCCTCGCTCGCGAGCATTCCCGCAAACCCGACGAAGCTTATGCGCTCCTCGAGGCCCTCACGCCGGGTGCCCGCCGCGCCGACATCTTCGCGCGCCAGCGGCGGCCCGGCTGGGATGGTTGGGGCAACGAGCTCGATAAATTCGAGAGCGCAGTATGA
- a CDS encoding type II toxin-antitoxin system HicA family toxin has protein sequence MSNVETNRAKIIRKLEREGWVLDRHGAQHDIYVHPSKAGIISVPRHRTLSPGVGRNIANIAGWR, from the coding sequence ATGTCGAATGTTGAAACGAACCGGGCCAAGATCATCCGCAAGCTGGAGCGGGAAGGCTGGGTTCTCGACCGCCACGGCGCGCAGCACGACATTTACGTGCACCCGTCGAAGGCCGGCATCATCTCGGTTCCCCGCCACCGCACCTTGTCTCCGGGCGTTGGCCGCAATATCGCAAACATCGCGGGCTGGCGCTGA
- a CDS encoding type II toxin-antitoxin system HicB family antitoxin — protein sequence MARYTVLIDGEAGAYGVVVPDLPGCSAMGETIEEALANAGEAMRDWTEVSEARGNAVPAPRAVEDLRRDADVREALAEGATLASVPLIRESGRPAKANLSIDAGILAAIDEEAARQKLTRSAFIEWMAKRMLANAA from the coding sequence ATGGCGCGCTATACAGTTCTGATCGACGGTGAAGCGGGCGCCTATGGCGTCGTCGTGCCCGATCTTCCGGGCTGCTCGGCAATGGGCGAGACCATCGAGGAAGCCTTGGCGAATGCGGGCGAAGCCATGCGTGATTGGACGGAGGTGAGCGAGGCTCGCGGCAATGCCGTTCCGGCACCGCGCGCGGTTGAGGATCTGCGCCGGGACGCGGATGTACGGGAGGCGCTCGCTGAAGGTGCCACCTTGGCAAGCGTTCCGCTGATCCGCGAATCTGGACGGCCGGCCAAAGCCAATCTTTCCATTGATGCCGGCATTCTCGCCGCCATCGATGAGGAGGCGGCGCGTCAAAAGCTGACCCGTTCCGCCTTCATCGAATGGATGGCGAAGCGCATGCTGGCAAATGCGGCTTAG
- a CDS encoding primase-helicase family protein: MTDTPRRTADLIDNAEVIDDECEIDGEEETGQKGVESHSGNKPPPTPRALGYDIERMNEEFALVLMGSKAVVFLEQPNAPIEDVQRVLTLDALRAWFANRWTEIVSNDGKIKAITWATAWLSDRKRRSYRGIEFHPDKDNAPGTKDYLNLWSGFSVTPRKKKDGYAVLRDHMLNNVCDGNETIFRWLFGFFAHMLQRPRERLGVAIVLRGLMGSGKTKLGEVMGSLIQRHYFLVDDPRYVTGQFNAHMATCLLLQADEAVWAGDKTAEGRLKGLVTSPIQQIEAKGVDPIRLKNYLRLIMTSNNDWVVPAGKDERRFCVLDINPRCAQNHDYFREMDAELDSGGREALLYDLLHFDLSSVDLRKIPRTSALLEQKIRSLDSVEMWWFERLMSGTSTRGGESWLRVIPKSVLADDYIAVSDRVGVKRRAADTEVGMKLAKLVPGIITERSSWDGADGSQRRVWCWRLPSVEDCRASFEEALQQRVDWP; the protein is encoded by the coding sequence ATGACCGACACTCCGCGGCGGACAGCCGACCTGATCGACAATGCTGAGGTCATTGATGACGAGTGCGAGATCGACGGCGAGGAAGAGACAGGGCAGAAAGGGGTAGAAAGCCATTCGGGCAATAAGCCGCCTCCCACGCCGCGTGCGCTCGGCTATGACATCGAGCGGATGAATGAGGAATTCGCCCTTGTTCTGATGGGCTCCAAGGCAGTCGTTTTTCTTGAGCAGCCAAATGCGCCAATCGAGGACGTGCAACGCGTCCTGACGCTCGATGCTCTGCGCGCATGGTTTGCCAATCGATGGACCGAGATCGTCTCTAACGACGGCAAGATCAAGGCGATTACCTGGGCGACGGCGTGGCTCTCCGACCGCAAGCGTCGCAGCTATCGCGGGATAGAATTTCATCCTGACAAGGATAACGCTCCGGGTACGAAAGATTATCTCAATCTCTGGTCCGGCTTCTCGGTCACACCCCGAAAAAAGAAGGACGGTTACGCGGTCCTGCGCGACCATATGCTCAATAACGTCTGCGACGGGAACGAGACGATCTTCCGGTGGCTTTTCGGATTCTTCGCGCACATGTTGCAGCGACCGCGCGAGAGGCTAGGCGTGGCAATCGTGTTGCGCGGCCTCATGGGATCGGGCAAGACCAAACTCGGTGAGGTCATGGGCTCGCTGATCCAGCGGCATTACTTCCTCGTTGATGACCCCCGCTATGTCACGGGGCAATTCAACGCTCATATGGCGACCTGTCTTTTGCTCCAGGCTGACGAGGCGGTCTGGGCGGGCGACAAGACAGCCGAAGGCAGGCTTAAAGGGCTGGTCACGTCGCCGATACAGCAGATCGAAGCGAAGGGAGTGGATCCTATCAGGCTGAAGAATTATCTGCGCCTGATTATGACCTCAAACAATGATTGGGTCGTGCCGGCTGGCAAGGATGAGCGACGATTTTGCGTGCTCGACATCAATCCGCGCTGTGCACAAAACCATGATTATTTTCGCGAGATGGATGCGGAGCTTGACAGCGGCGGCCGTGAGGCGCTGCTGTACGATCTCTTGCATTTCGACCTATCCTCGGTCGATTTACGCAAGATCCCCCGCACTTCAGCCTTGTTAGAGCAGAAGATCCGCTCGCTCGATTCGGTCGAAATGTGGTGGTTCGAACGTCTCATGTCGGGCACAAGTACGCGCGGTGGCGAGAGTTGGCTGCGCGTTATCCCTAAATCGGTGCTCGCTGATGACTATATTGCCGTCTCCGATCGCGTTGGTGTCAAGCGAAGAGCGGCTGACACGGAAGTCGGCATGAAGTTGGCAAAGCTTGTGCCAGGCATCATCACTGAGCGCAGTTCCTGGGACGGCGCAGACGGATCTCAGCGGCGGGTTTGGTGTTGGCGATTGCCTTCGGTCGAGGATTGTCGAGCCAGTTTCGAGGAAGCCCTGCAACAACGCGTGGACTGGCCGTGA
- a CDS encoding phage terminase small subunit P27 family has translation MARRGPKPEPASVKLAKGNSGRRPIGADPVIIDDSGANVAPPAWLKGDALATWQRTAPRVASMKLLGPLDAEPFARYCQNFARWVKMQKILDKDGEFYESESQHGKLKRIEPAFAIADRLEKHLASAEDRFGLNPAERQRIFAARAATGAPGDLFDRPSSPQKPADQADGEPAPKSKSAIGYLQ, from the coding sequence ATGGCGCGTAGAGGACCGAAGCCCGAGCCCGCGAGCGTGAAGCTTGCCAAGGGCAATTCGGGTCGGCGTCCTATTGGCGCTGACCCTGTCATCATCGACGACAGCGGCGCCAATGTCGCGCCGCCGGCATGGCTGAAGGGCGATGCGCTTGCGACCTGGCAGAGGACGGCGCCGCGCGTCGCTTCGATGAAGCTTCTCGGGCCGCTCGATGCCGAGCCCTTCGCGCGGTACTGCCAGAATTTCGCCCGGTGGGTGAAAATGCAGAAGATCCTCGACAAGGATGGGGAGTTTTACGAGAGCGAGAGCCAGCACGGCAAGTTGAAGCGGATCGAGCCCGCCTTCGCGATCGCCGATCGGCTCGAAAAGCACCTGGCGTCGGCGGAAGATCGCTTCGGCCTCAACCCGGCCGAACGGCAGCGGATCTTCGCGGCGCGCGCCGCGACGGGCGCGCCGGGCGATCTCTTCGATCGTCCGAGCTCACCGCAGAAGCCGGCCGATCAGGCGGACGGCGAGCCCGCGCCGAAGTCGAAATCGGCGATCGGATACCTGCAGTAA
- a CDS encoding terminase TerL endonuclease subunit: MAVQSGPARRAKPRSRPAGVHPGAIWDSRARAWKDGNYWFDERAAASAAAFFADHICLTEGEWAGRPFVLEPWQENDIIRPLFGWKREDGLRRYRRCYVWVPRKNGKTELAAGIALLLLLGDSEQAGQVFSIATDKDQARIVFDKATAMVGKSQTLSADLVCLKPSIYCPALNASFKPLSGKPGGKHGLSASGLIGDEIHEWVSGELYQFIHDSEAARRQPLEFLISTAGKKGGYGEEVWEECQKILDGTIDDPETLVVVYAADPEDDWTKPEVWAKANPNLGVSKKLDTLAADARRAQQLPRLENDFKRYHLNLWTEQAVRWLPIDALDDDGNRFGWDHCVGPIDWKDLDARLIGKRCFGGLDLSSTTDLSALVWWFPIQEGLDAPVVLVRFFKPKDLIKAHSARDKLPYDRWVKEGALLATPGNVVDYAFIQDQIYRDAERYRIAFLGDQRRETGQGGLAIDRWNATETTVKLEQEGLPVVMFGQGFASMAAPTKELERLVLCNGFHHGGHPVLRRHAQVVAVETDPAGNIKPAKNKSTERIDGIVALCMAIGIAAKDTGDFRSVYESRGIRMV; this comes from the coding sequence ATGGCGGTGCAAAGCGGGCCGGCGCGACGGGCTAAACCCCGATCGCGGCCGGCGGGCGTTCATCCTGGTGCGATCTGGGACAGCCGGGCGCGTGCGTGGAAGGACGGCAACTATTGGTTCGATGAGCGCGCCGCGGCGTCAGCGGCCGCATTCTTCGCGGACCATATCTGCCTGACCGAGGGTGAATGGGCCGGTCGGCCCTTCGTCCTGGAGCCGTGGCAGGAGAACGACATCATCCGCCCGCTATTCGGGTGGAAGCGTGAAGACGGCTTGCGGCGATATCGTCGCTGTTATGTCTGGGTGCCGCGCAAGAACGGCAAGACCGAGCTCGCCGCCGGTATCGCCTTGCTCTTGCTCCTGGGTGACAGCGAGCAGGCTGGCCAAGTGTTCTCGATCGCCACCGACAAGGATCAGGCCCGGATCGTCTTTGACAAGGCGACCGCCATGGTCGGCAAGTCGCAAACCCTGTCGGCGGATCTCGTCTGCCTGAAGCCGTCGATCTACTGCCCGGCGTTGAACGCGTCCTTCAAGCCGCTGTCGGGCAAGCCTGGCGGCAAACATGGGCTCTCGGCGTCGGGTCTGATCGGTGACGAGATCCATGAATGGGTATCGGGTGAACTCTATCAGTTCATCCACGATTCGGAGGCGGCCAGGCGCCAGCCTTTGGAATTCTTGATCTCGACGGCCGGCAAGAAAGGCGGCTACGGCGAGGAGGTCTGGGAGGAGTGCCAAAAGATCCTCGACGGCACGATCGACGATCCAGAGACGCTTGTGGTGGTCTATGCCGCTGACCCGGAGGATGATTGGACGAAGCCGGAAGTCTGGGCGAAGGCCAATCCAAACCTTGGCGTCTCGAAAAAGCTCGACACCCTGGCGGCGGATGCGCGGCGCGCGCAGCAGCTGCCGCGCCTGGAGAACGACTTCAAGCGCTATCATCTCAATCTGTGGACCGAGCAGGCGGTCCGGTGGTTGCCGATCGATGCCCTCGATGACGATGGCAATCGCTTTGGCTGGGATCATTGCGTCGGCCCGATCGATTGGAAGGATCTCGACGCCAGGCTCATCGGCAAGCGCTGTTTCGGCGGCCTCGATCTGTCGTCGACCACCGATCTTTCCGCACTCGTGTGGTGGTTCCCAATACAGGAAGGCCTCGACGCGCCCGTTGTCCTCGTCCGGTTCTTCAAGCCGAAGGATCTGATCAAGGCTCACAGCGCCCGCGACAAGCTGCCTTATGACCGCTGGGTCAAAGAAGGTGCGCTGTTGGCGACGCCGGGCAATGTCGTCGATTACGCCTTCATCCAGGATCAGATCTACCGCGATGCCGAGCGTTACCGCATCGCCTTCCTGGGAGACCAACGCCGCGAGACCGGGCAAGGCGGCCTCGCCATCGACCGTTGGAACGCCACCGAGACGACGGTGAAGCTCGAGCAGGAGGGCTTACCGGTTGTGATGTTCGGCCAGGGCTTCGCCTCGATGGCCGCGCCGACGAAGGAGCTTGAGCGTCTCGTTTTGTGCAATGGCTTCCATCATGGCGGGCACCCGGTCTTACGACGCCATGCCCAGGTGGTCGCGGTAGAGACAGATCCGGCCGGTAACATCAAGCCGGCCAAGAACAAGTCGACAGAGCGCATAGACGGCATCGTCGCGCTCTGCATGGCAATCGGCATCGCGGCGAAAGACACGGGCGATTTTCGCTCGGTCTATGAGTCGCGCGGCATCCGGATGGTGTGA